The following proteins are co-located in the Desulfoscipio sp. XC116 genome:
- a CDS encoding multidrug effflux MFS transporter, producing the protein MQAADTATAKSGRKQKYLGEKGMIVFIAFLSAFIPLSTDLYLPALPGMAEYFNAPVNMVNLTLILFFVFFSIGTLIWGPLSDKYGRKPVLMAGLIIYTIASVLCAYAGDIYQLITFRVFQAAGGSAAGAVAMAMVKDVYDGRKREVVLSVVHSMVVLAPAVAPVVGAFLLSFTSWRGSFWFLAGAGILALAGCVALEETIGKRYTGTIWKTMGRLGVVLKNPGFTALLVLFSLLSIPFMAFIAASSYIYINGFGLSEQVYSYYFALNALFLLLGPILYIHLSGRFKRGSIITVFFAIIIASGVLICGLGSMNPWLFALSLLPSTIASSGIRPPSTVLMLEQQQENTGSASSLIACFGILMGSVGMILISFDWSNVIWALGALNLAAGVICGAGWLLVTKKTFIKQVPDMHTAATVNEG; encoded by the coding sequence ATGCAAGCGGCAGACACGGCAACTGCAAAGAGCGGCAGAAAGCAGAAATATCTCGGTGAAAAAGGCATGATTGTATTTATAGCATTCCTCAGCGCCTTTATACCATTGTCCACCGACCTTTATCTTCCCGCTTTACCCGGCATGGCGGAGTATTTTAACGCTCCTGTAAATATGGTCAATCTTACTTTAATATTATTCTTTGTTTTTTTCAGCATCGGAACATTAATCTGGGGACCGTTAAGCGACAAGTATGGACGCAAACCGGTATTAATGGCCGGACTGATTATTTATACTATAGCAAGCGTTTTGTGCGCCTATGCCGGAGACATTTATCAACTCATCACCTTCCGCGTATTTCAGGCCGCCGGAGGCAGTGCGGCCGGCGCTGTGGCAATGGCCATGGTTAAAGATGTTTATGATGGCAGGAAGCGGGAGGTAGTCCTGTCGGTTGTGCACTCGATGGTGGTGTTGGCTCCGGCGGTGGCCCCGGTTGTGGGCGCTTTTCTGTTGAGTTTTACTTCCTGGCGGGGATCGTTTTGGTTTCTGGCCGGCGCCGGAATCTTGGCCCTGGCGGGCTGTGTCGCCCTGGAGGAAACAATAGGCAAACGTTATACGGGCACAATATGGAAGACCATGGGACGACTTGGAGTGGTACTTAAAAACCCTGGTTTTACAGCTTTACTGGTATTGTTTTCTTTGCTAAGTATACCTTTTATGGCCTTCATAGCCGCATCGTCCTACATTTATATCAATGGATTCGGGCTCAGCGAACAAGTGTACAGCTACTACTTTGCTCTAAACGCGTTGTTTTTACTCCTTGGCCCGATACTGTACATCCATTTATCCGGACGGTTTAAGCGCGGGTCGATTATAACGGTCTTTTTTGCCATTATAATCGCAAGCGGAGTACTAATTTGCGGCCTGGGCAGTATGAACCCGTGGCTGTTCGCCCTCTCTCTGCTGCCGTCTACCATAGCCAGCAGCGGTATCCGTCCTCCCAGCACCGTTTTGATGCTGGAGCAGCAGCAGGAAAATACCGGTTCGGCTTCATCCCTGATCGCTTGCTTCGGCATTTTAATGGGCAGTGTCGGCATGATTTTAATCTCCTTTGACTGGAGCAATGTCATTTGGGCTTTGGGAGCCTTAAACCTTGCCGCCGGGGTTATCTGTGGAGCCGGCTGGCTGCTGGTTACCAAGAAAACGTTCATCAAGCAAGTTCCGGATATGCATACTGCGGCAACAGTTAACGAGGGCTAA
- a CDS encoding stalk domain-containing protein — translation MHFLEQKVKFIIDSDIAFFDGKPKKISSVPILMSNSVLIPIGCIINYFHIHNTWDKENRLLIINDSRIIKNSYIQAFEWSDIADNYTYNELIPLSYKFSTVENESALSALQITAKNISGHDIPEFREDLYPLYIYKEGGWGSEPNSRTTRHRFKINDNQIFEITDANMITLKDVKIIFVISRVGTFDIF, via the coding sequence ATACATTTTTTAGAACAAAAAGTTAAATTTATTATAGATTCTGACATTGCTTTTTTCGATGGGAAACCGAAAAAAATATCCTCTGTTCCGATCCTTATGAGCAATTCGGTTTTGATACCGATTGGTTGTATTATAAATTATTTTCATATCCATAATACATGGGATAAGGAAAACCGTTTGTTAATTATCAATGATTCTAGAATAATAAAAAATAGTTATATACAAGCATTTGAGTGGTCTGATATTGCTGATAATTATACATATAATGAACTTATTCCTCTATCATATAAATTTTCCACAGTAGAAAACGAATCTGCATTATCTGCATTACAAATTACAGCAAAAAATATATCTGGTCATGATATTCCAGAATTCCGGGAGGATTTATACCCTTTATATATATATAAAGAGGGGGGATGGGGATCTGAACCTAATAGCAGAACAACACGTCACCGATTTAAAATAAATGATAACCAAATATTTGAGATAACGGATGCAAACATGATTACTTTAAAAGATGTTAAGATTATTTTTGTTATAAGCAGAGTTGGCACTTTTGATATTTTTTAG
- a CDS encoding IS4 family transposase, whose product MFDLGYFKYELFSRIRGNGGYFVSRLKQSANPTIVSVLHTHRDNTIDIAGKKLKDILSQLKQEVLDVEIEVSFKGRTPKSKKAEKDGTFEIYHPQNGTPKVKETFRLVGVLNKETNKYHLYLTNISPQQLTAEDVALLYRARWSVELLFKELKSLYQLDVISSGAPAVVESLVLVAMLTLVVSHRLLNHMRIIAPGKSARLTHLRWAESFMIKKAVLRKYIF is encoded by the coding sequence TTGTTTGATCTCGGATATTTCAAGTATGAGCTATTTAGCAGGATTAGAGGCAATGGTGGCTACTTCGTAAGCAGGCTTAAGCAATCAGCCAACCCTACCATAGTTTCGGTGCTGCATACCCACCGGGATAATACGATCGACATTGCCGGCAAAAAGCTTAAGGATATACTCTCCCAACTGAAGCAGGAAGTGCTTGATGTCGAGATTGAGGTCTCCTTCAAAGGCCGTACACCTAAGAGCAAGAAGGCCGAGAAAGACGGGACGTTCGAAATATATCATCCCCAAAACGGCACACCTAAAGTTAAAGAGACCTTCCGGCTGGTAGGGGTGCTGAATAAGGAAACCAATAAGTATCACCTCTACCTCACCAACATCAGCCCCCAGCAGCTTACGGCGGAAGATGTGGCGCTTCTTTACAGGGCACGCTGGAGTGTGGAACTGCTTTTCAAGGAACTGAAGAGCCTCTACCAGTTGGATGTAATATCCAGCGGGGCGCCCGCCGTAGTGGAGTCGCTGGTGCTGGTGGCTATGCTGACCCTGGTGGTAAGTCACCGGTTGCTTAACCACATGAGGATTATAGCTCCCGGGAAAAGTGCCCGACTTACTCATTTACGCTGGGCTGAGTCGTTTATGATAAAAAAAGCTGTTCTGCGGAAATACATTTTTTAG
- a CDS encoding IS66 family transposase, whose amino-acid sequence MKNVPETVKDSAEIVTISRTEYNEYLALKTQNAELSRQVEWFLEQLRLARQKRFGSSSEQSQYDGWEQPNLFNEAELFADEAVPEPELTDVKPHVRKKRRETKDSLPENLPVETTEHFLPDQERTCPVCNDELQIIGKTVQRRLKIIPASAVILEDIYYTYACRTCEKTGTEVPVLRTPQRNNVIKGSFASPEAVAHIITQKFVMGAPLYRQEKSFQRQGITLSRQTLSNWVLKSTADWLEPIYHELHRRLCARQVLHGDETTLQVLREPGKSAQSKSYMWLYRTSGDTGQPIILYEYQPDRKARRPAEFLKGFSGYLHTDGYSGYHNLPGSITVVGCWAHARRKFNEALKALPEKDRGGSLALRGKRYCDALFDLEKQLAACPTERRYEKRQELAKPMLEAFSAWLRAHKTAPKSAIGKAIYYLQEQWSWLTNYLLDGRLEFSNNRAERSIKPFVIDRKNFLFANTPKGAQGSAVMFSLIETAKENGLDPHRFLSYVFDAAPNMDLGDPKQLELLLPWNAPETCKVPPGLNERSYHEKTK is encoded by the coding sequence ATGAAAAACGTGCCTGAAACCGTTAAAGACAGCGCCGAAATCGTGACGATTTCGCGCACAGAATACAATGAATATCTTGCACTAAAGACCCAAAACGCCGAATTGTCACGTCAAGTAGAATGGTTTCTGGAGCAACTGCGCCTGGCCCGGCAAAAACGTTTTGGGTCTTCGTCCGAACAGAGCCAATATGACGGCTGGGAGCAGCCGAACCTATTTAATGAAGCGGAACTCTTCGCGGACGAAGCTGTGCCGGAACCGGAGTTAACCGATGTAAAACCCCACGTTCGCAAGAAGCGACGGGAAACGAAGGACAGCCTGCCTGAGAACCTGCCCGTCGAAACCACCGAGCATTTTCTGCCGGATCAAGAGCGCACCTGCCCGGTCTGCAACGACGAACTGCAAATTATTGGAAAGACCGTGCAGCGGAGGCTAAAAATCATTCCGGCCAGCGCGGTGATCCTGGAAGATATCTATTATACCTACGCCTGCCGAACCTGCGAAAAAACCGGCACAGAAGTCCCCGTGCTCAGAACGCCCCAAAGAAACAACGTCATCAAAGGGAGCTTTGCCTCACCGGAGGCGGTAGCGCACATCATCACGCAGAAATTTGTCATGGGAGCCCCGCTATACCGGCAAGAGAAATCTTTTCAGCGCCAGGGGATAACACTGTCGCGCCAAACGTTATCCAACTGGGTGCTGAAAAGCACTGCAGATTGGCTGGAGCCCATCTACCATGAACTGCATCGCAGGCTTTGCGCCCGGCAAGTGCTGCATGGTGATGAAACCACTCTGCAAGTGCTGCGGGAGCCGGGGAAATCCGCTCAGTCCAAGAGCTACATGTGGCTATACCGGACCAGCGGAGATACCGGACAGCCGATTATCCTGTATGAATACCAACCGGATCGAAAAGCCCGCCGCCCGGCCGAGTTTCTAAAAGGTTTCTCCGGATATTTGCATACGGACGGGTACAGCGGCTATCACAATCTGCCGGGTTCGATCACTGTGGTAGGCTGCTGGGCTCATGCCCGACGAAAATTTAATGAAGCCCTGAAAGCTCTCCCGGAAAAAGACCGGGGGGGGTCTTTAGCCCTGCGCGGAAAACGCTATTGCGACGCACTGTTTGACCTTGAAAAACAATTGGCGGCCTGCCCGACGGAAAGACGCTATGAGAAACGTCAGGAACTGGCAAAACCAATGCTTGAAGCCTTTTCGGCGTGGCTGAGAGCCCATAAAACCGCACCGAAATCCGCGATTGGCAAAGCCATCTATTACCTGCAGGAGCAGTGGTCCTGGCTAACAAATTATCTCCTGGACGGGCGGCTGGAGTTCAGCAACAACCGAGCGGAACGCAGCATCAAACCGTTTGTCATTGACCGGAAGAACTTTTTGTTTGCCAATACACCGAAAGGGGCGCAAGGCAGCGCCGTCATGTTCAGCCTCATTGAGACGGCGAAGGAAAACGGATTGGATCCCCACCGCTTTCTGAGCTATGTTTTTGACGCGGCACCTAACATGGATCTCGGCGACCCGAAACAGTTAGAGCTGCTGCTGCCCTGGAACGCGCCGGAGACGTGCAAAGTCCCGCCAGGCTTAAACGAGAGGAGTTACCATGAAAAAACGAAGTAA
- the tnpB gene encoding IS66 family insertion sequence element accessory protein TnpB (TnpB, as the term is used for proteins encoded by IS66 family insertion elements, is considered an accessory protein, since TnpC, encoded by a neighboring gene, is a DDE family transposase.) yields the protein MLDVTRAAHVYLACGYTDLRRGIDGLAAMVQQRFQLDPFSDSLFLFCGRRTDRIKALYWERNGFVLLYKRLESGRFQWPRTPEDVRALTEQQFRWLMEGLSIDQPKALRPVNNLSIV from the coding sequence GTGTTAGATGTCACACGCGCTGCGCACGTGTATCTGGCCTGCGGCTACACAGACCTGCGCCGGGGTATTGACGGGCTGGCCGCTATGGTTCAGCAGCGCTTTCAGCTTGACCCCTTCTCCGACAGTCTGTTTCTGTTCTGCGGCCGGCGAACTGATCGGATTAAAGCGCTCTACTGGGAGAGAAACGGATTCGTACTTCTGTATAAGCGGTTGGAAAGCGGGCGTTTCCAATGGCCGAGAACCCCGGAAGACGTCCGGGCACTCACGGAACAGCAATTCCGCTGGCTCATGGAAGGGCTCTCCATTGACCAACCTAAAGCCCTGCGTCCGGTGAATAATTTAAGTATTGTTTAA
- a CDS encoding DUF6147 family protein — translation MAKRVILIIIVLVSCILFASSALAGELLEIESESSVFTAIGPEALQWLADGTCSITNNMDGTVKISGKTTAYSDVDIISLTLYLQKKVDGNWISQGSWIYEDYGTKKISGNKVLAVDSGDYRAYALHKITESGIKESGSSTSTAVSVR, via the coding sequence TTGGCAAAGAGGGTAATTTTAATTATTATTGTTTTAGTGTCTTGCATTCTGTTTGCATCTTCCGCCCTGGCTGGTGAGCTATTAGAGATCGAGAGTGAAAGCAGTGTTTTCACGGCTATTGGACCAGAAGCACTGCAATGGTTAGCAGATGGGACATGCAGTATCACCAACAATATGGACGGAACAGTAAAAATCAGCGGTAAAACTACAGCATACTCAGACGTCGATATTATTTCGTTAACTCTTTATTTACAGAAGAAGGTCGACGGCAATTGGATCAGTCAGGGTTCCTGGATTTATGAGGATTATGGTACAAAAAAAATATCCGGCAATAAAGTATTAGCTGTTGATAGCGGCGATTACCGGGCGTATGCATTGCACAAGATTACTGAGTCAGGCATCAAAGAATCCGGTTCATCAACTTCTACTGCAGTTTCGGTTCGATAA
- a CDS encoding sigma-70 family RNA polymerase sigma factor, translating to MSKLKAEDLLKYYEKTFHAALFISGNKEIAEDATQEAFLKAYNKLKRLHDPNKIGPWLAVIAMNCARDL from the coding sequence ATGAGCAAATTAAAAGCAGAAGATTTATTAAAATATTATGAGAAAACTTTTCACGCCGCACTTTTCATATCAGGGAATAAAGAAATTGCCGAAGACGCTACCCAGGAGGCTTTTTTAAAAGCTTATAATAAACTTAAGAGATTACATGATCCAAATAAAATAGGTCCCTGGTTAGCGGTCATCGCCATGAACTGCGCCAGGGACCTTTAA
- a CDS encoding sigma-70 family RNA polymerase sigma factor, with product MFQQVDNMETVVSHTDEFLNLDLKIDIQKILSMMTIEHRQVLVLRYYYDLPVKDMADHLGISEVAVRSRLHRAKSEVKDALKLLMWT from the coding sequence TTGTTTCAACAGGTTGATAATATGGAGACAGTTGTTTCCCATACCGATGAATTCTTAAATTTAGATTTAAAAATAGATATACAAAAAATATTAAGCATGATGACTATTGAGCACAGACAGGTATTAGTATTGCGTTATTATTACGATCTACCTGTAAAGGATATGGCAGACCACCTGGGTATCTCGGAAGTTGCAGTACGGTCCAGGCTGCATAGGGCAAAGTCCGAGGTAAAAGATGCTTTAAAGTTACTAATGTGGACTTAG
- a CDS encoding DUF4367 domain-containing protein, producing the protein MEQDKVDEVIKTAMEDMKVPPPPPKEFMQRLNKTYHERRKKLILIRIRTFLAAAAVIFLLIIVIGSFIPKDATAVGNVISRLFNVEGNGSINNIIFEFFHGPEKEQDEIREITTLQPVTMSLEEAQEKVPFKILLPLYLPVGFSLDEVTLEEVHDPSYIVTLYYKNSKGESLSIYEENIIGEAGRGYMYDKDDTMIEEVSINGSTATLANLKDKYVRLFWLKQSISIEIFGQTTKEKAIKVAESLK; encoded by the coding sequence ATGGAACAAGACAAGGTTGATGAAGTAATTAAAACTGCGATGGAGGATATGAAAGTGCCGCCGCCGCCTCCTAAAGAGTTTATGCAACGCCTTAATAAAACATATCATGAAAGACGAAAGAAACTGATATTGATAAGAATAAGAACTTTTTTGGCTGCCGCTGCTGTAATTTTTTTGCTTATAATTGTCATTGGTTCATTTATTCCTAAAGATGCAACGGCGGTTGGTAACGTTATTTCGAGATTATTTAATGTAGAAGGTAACGGCAGTATAAATAACATTATTTTTGAATTTTTCCATGGACCTGAGAAGGAACAAGATGAAATACGTGAAATTACCACACTTCAGCCTGTGACAATGTCGCTTGAAGAAGCCCAGGAAAAAGTGCCCTTTAAAATACTGCTGCCTCTTTATTTGCCTGTCGGCTTTTCTCTGGATGAGGTAACGTTGGAGGAAGTCCATGACCCCAGTTATATAGTTACCTTGTATTACAAAAACTCAAAAGGTGAATCATTATCAATTTACGAGGAAAATATCATTGGAGAAGCCGGACGTGGTTATATGTATGATAAAGATGATACAATGATAGAAGAAGTGTCCATAAATGGCTCCACAGCTACTCTGGCCAACCTGAAAGATAAATACGTGCGCTTATTTTGGCTTAAGCAGAGCATATCTATAGAAATTTTCGGTCAAACAACCAAAGAGAAGGCAATTAAAGTTGCGGAAAGCCTAAAATAA
- a CDS encoding copper amine oxidase N-terminal domain-containing protein: MREESGTTLFPLRAIFEALGASVDWDQAYRETVTATKNGTTVKLRIGSETAYRNDQPITLEVPGIMDENWRTMVPLRFVSEALGANVDWNETTLQ; the protein is encoded by the coding sequence ATTAGGGAGGAGAGCGGCACCACCTTATTCCCTTTGCGGGCCATCTTTGAAGCTCTGGGGGCCAGTGTTGATTGGGATCAAGCCTACAGAGAGACTGTAACCGCTACAAAAAATGGGACCACCGTCAAACTGCGAATTGGTTCCGAAACAGCATATCGCAATGACCAGCCAATAACATTAGAGGTACCGGGTATAATGGATGAGAACTGGAGAACTATGGTACCGCTGCGGTTTGTATCCGAAGCATTAGGGGCAAATGTGGACTGGAACGAAACCACATTACAATAG
- a CDS encoding dynamin family protein — translation MQTQPSIAHFFSQVDELTEIHLTQEEIPDLIVMGPYNSGKSTLINNLLGQRLSPVDIIPATPAPIRFSYGERFLAQINFTDRQVHALTADELAGFLTRKKLSGLEITGVEVQLRHNLLKKMHLLDTPGIDAIHESSPLPGRLPQSDLVVYLLQQRGLNDLERRQIQQLVHRNGPGNISFWINCNLGNNHDGTSLEESRRILRQICGIEVTVHLINTMDIEDIRKFQLFIENQAAVFKLQEITDKLKKRDLQIPEMIAESMREYDDAKFLVQFWPAIEQARLIVQSQNTLKTMPPVTQQIASLLKKPTHSIIDPDGVTIVYNATGPRQDPVVIREKIISLLEQAIADPSLRPYKKSIGQLESLHSQITKENYLVTAAGGFSSGKSTFFNALMGEAMLPAENRPTTFAITRLKYGSHKKATINYARQVTIPTHYIENQQAALCQREMFTLEHWITDPELLGQIYAMEKSKNGRLTRITAAELLKEIELLKKSFARVKRNFPNNKRPWKSLFKKISAQKFSTGALADNIIVHFKDTAHQTLELDSPAGRAALAKIAGSHLALRVSDMVIEHPAKSLRLATFVDTPGLDSVYRHHREITTRYLPSSDCFLFFLNGKHILTQPDMGILQMLHRAMQNKLQADRRLFIVVNFADTLTAREQDKIYNYLQEYLVKPSSRTINPKNIYFISALDALTGRNKTTFTRFIRYLQESIWELRCAANYRQAIQNFKSALPGVSQETENSLFTEDKQLVSLKSEVEALLKEIRQRTANWQEQIASFNSREDLRGFRDGQKLIKQGFLNLSRKTVTVPSCRDMSASINSLLSGFHSKWSNHINSPTISGLNVTDLQRTIDELLEANFELTRARGILIQYVNTKANLIYSSVETMQNTIESKLNSNLPAPEGPNISPETLAAAHRYTAEINKLEEATYGIRRDSM, via the coding sequence ATGCAAACCCAACCAAGTATTGCACATTTTTTCTCACAGGTCGATGAATTAACTGAAATCCACCTAACCCAGGAAGAAATACCTGATCTAATAGTCATGGGTCCATACAACTCCGGCAAATCAACATTGATTAATAACCTTTTGGGGCAGCGTCTTTCACCCGTGGACATCATACCTGCCACCCCGGCCCCAATCCGCTTCAGTTACGGCGAACGTTTTCTGGCCCAAATAAATTTTACCGACAGACAGGTGCATGCTTTAACTGCAGATGAACTAGCCGGCTTTCTAACCCGCAAAAAGCTGTCCGGGCTTGAAATTACCGGTGTCGAAGTGCAGCTCAGGCACAACCTGCTTAAAAAAATGCATCTACTTGACACACCGGGCATAGATGCAATACATGAATCCTCTCCACTGCCCGGCCGTCTGCCCCAATCAGACCTTGTCGTGTATTTATTGCAACAACGGGGGCTTAACGATTTAGAGCGGCGGCAGATACAACAGCTGGTTCACAGAAACGGTCCGGGCAACATTTCTTTCTGGATAAACTGCAACCTGGGCAACAACCATGACGGCACATCATTAGAAGAATCACGCCGGATATTGCGGCAAATATGCGGTATTGAAGTAACCGTACATTTAATCAACACCATGGATATTGAGGATATTAGAAAATTTCAGCTGTTTATCGAAAACCAGGCGGCGGTTTTCAAGCTGCAAGAGATTACCGATAAACTTAAAAAACGGGACCTCCAGATACCGGAGATGATCGCAGAATCAATGCGTGAATATGATGATGCAAAATTCCTGGTACAGTTCTGGCCGGCCATTGAACAGGCCCGTTTAATCGTGCAAAGTCAAAATACATTAAAAACAATGCCCCCTGTAACACAGCAAATAGCATCATTACTGAAAAAACCAACTCACTCGATAATTGACCCCGACGGCGTAACGATTGTATACAACGCTACCGGCCCGCGGCAAGATCCGGTGGTCATACGGGAAAAAATAATATCTTTGCTGGAGCAGGCCATCGCTGATCCTTCTCTGAGACCATACAAAAAATCTATTGGGCAACTGGAGTCATTGCACAGCCAAATAACAAAAGAAAACTACCTGGTTACCGCCGCCGGTGGATTTTCCAGCGGCAAATCCACATTTTTTAACGCATTAATGGGTGAAGCAATGCTGCCCGCGGAAAACCGTCCGACCACTTTTGCCATTACACGGCTCAAATACGGCAGTCATAAGAAAGCTACTATTAATTATGCCCGACAAGTGACCATCCCCACCCACTATATAGAAAACCAGCAAGCCGCTCTTTGCCAGCGCGAGATGTTCACGCTGGAACACTGGATCACCGACCCTGAACTGCTGGGACAAATATATGCTATGGAGAAAAGTAAAAATGGCAGATTAACCAGAATTACCGCGGCTGAACTATTAAAAGAGATAGAGCTGTTAAAAAAGTCATTCGCCCGGGTTAAACGTAATTTCCCCAATAACAAGCGCCCCTGGAAATCACTGTTTAAGAAAATATCCGCACAAAAATTTTCAACAGGCGCGTTGGCTGATAATATCATTGTACACTTTAAAGACACTGCCCATCAGACATTGGAACTGGACAGCCCGGCCGGCCGTGCCGCACTGGCGAAAATAGCCGGCTCGCACCTGGCCCTACGCGTATCGGACATGGTTATAGAACACCCGGCAAAATCGCTGCGCCTGGCCACGTTTGTGGATACACCGGGGCTGGACTCGGTTTATCGCCACCACCGGGAAATAACCACCCGCTACCTGCCATCATCGGATTGTTTTCTCTTTTTTTTAAATGGCAAGCACATTTTAACGCAGCCCGATATGGGTATTTTACAAATGCTTCACCGGGCTATGCAAAACAAGCTGCAAGCAGATCGCAGATTATTTATCGTAGTTAATTTTGCCGATACTCTGACGGCCCGGGAACAAGATAAGATATACAATTATCTACAGGAATATTTGGTTAAACCTTCGTCCAGAACAATCAACCCCAAGAATATTTATTTTATATCCGCTCTGGACGCATTGACGGGCCGTAATAAAACAACCTTTACCCGGTTTATAAGATATTTGCAAGAAAGCATCTGGGAATTGCGCTGTGCCGCAAACTACCGTCAGGCTATACAAAATTTTAAATCAGCATTGCCCGGTGTCTCTCAGGAAACTGAAAATTCGCTTTTCACCGAAGATAAACAGCTGGTGTCTTTAAAAAGTGAAGTTGAAGCACTATTGAAAGAAATTAGACAAAGAACGGCCAACTGGCAAGAACAAATAGCTTCCTTCAACAGCCGGGAGGACTTGCGTGGCTTCCGCGACGGGCAAAAATTAATTAAGCAGGGTTTTCTGAATCTATCCCGTAAGACAGTGACAGTACCCTCCTGCCGGGATATGTCCGCAAGTATAAACTCGCTGTTGAGCGGCTTTCACAGTAAATGGAGCAATCATATCAACAGCCCGACCATCTCCGGACTAAACGTAACGGACCTGCAAAGAACCATCGACGAGCTGCTGGAAGCAAATTTTGAGCTAACCCGGGCCCGGGGCATATTGATTCAATATGTCAATACAAAGGCAAACCTTATTTACTCGTCCGTCGAAACAATGCAGAACACCATTGAAAGCAAGCTCAATTCAAATTTGCCGGCGCCGGAAGGCCCTAACATATCCCCCGAGACACTGGCAGCCGCACATCGCTATACTGCGGAAATCAATAAACTTGAAGAAGCCACTTACGGAATCAGACGGGATAGCATGTAA